In Paramisgurnus dabryanus chromosome 7, PD_genome_1.1, whole genome shotgun sequence, the following are encoded in one genomic region:
- the LOC135751916 gene encoding zinc finger BED domain-containing protein 4-like — protein sequence MPLKRLQQDVKTRWNSTYYMIQSILEQKRTLCAFAADHELPASMTANHWALLEKTMIVLSPFEELTRAISSSSSTTADVIPTISVLKRLLSQERDTDARIKTMKSTLLQAVNTRFGNIEDEPLYSLATLLDPRYKDRCFTNEEAAMHAKNALIQEVEKREKALETTATTALATAADPAEMVSHAKASGSSGHTSKSTFMMMFDEVLNKEQEESEGGIIQTSALVQVQAYMTEKLIPRSENPFQYWAVNNSRFPALAATASAFLSAPCTSVESERLFSTASNIKDEKRNRLLAERAEMLIFLKKNLTMFIK from the exons ATGCCTCTGAAGCGTCTTCAGCAAGACGTCAAAACCAGATGGAACAGCACATATTACATGATTCAGAGCATCTTAGAACAGAAGcgaactttatgtgcatttgcTGCCGACCACGAGCTGCCTGCATCGATGACTGCAAACCACTGGGCATTGCTCGAGAAAACAATGATTGTACTGTCACCATTTGAAGAACTGACTCGAGCCATAAGCTCATCAAGTTCAACAACAGCGGATGTTATTCCAACAATTTCAGTTCTGAAACGTCTGCTATCTCAGGAGAGAGACACGGACGCAAGGATTAAAACAATGAAAAGTACGCTACTACAAGCGGTCAACACAAGATTTGGTAACATCGAAGATGAACCACTTTACTCCTTGGCAACTTTACTCGATCCACGGTACAAAGACAG ATGCTTTACAAATGAAGAAGCTGCCATGCATGCAAAAAATGCCCTGATTCAAGAGGTCGAGAAGAGAGAAAAAGCACTAGAGACAACAGCAACTACTGCTTTAGCCACTGCAGCGGATCCAGCAGAGATGGTTTCCCATGCAAAGGCAAGTGGGTCCAGTGGACATACAAGCAAGAGCACCTTCATGATGATGTTCGATGAAGTTCTCAACAAGGAACAAGAAGAATCTGAAGGAGGAATCATTCAAACATCTGCTCTTGTACAAGTACAAGCATAtatgacagagaaacttatccCTCGGTCTGAAAATCCGTTTCAGTACTGGGCAGTGAACAATTCTCGTTTCCCTGCCCTTGCTGCTACTGCATCAGCTTTTCTCTCTGCCCCCTGTACCAGTGTGGAGAGTGAAAGACTATTTAGCACAGCCTCCAACATCAAAGACGAAAAAAGAAACCGACTACTAGCAGAGAGAGCAGAAATGCTAATATTCCTGAAAAAAAACCTGACAATGTTTATCAAGTGA